The DNA sequence ATTTCAAGACTATGATGATATATTTAGCTGTAGTAGAAGCAATGAGGCATACCTTTTTGGGACAGTTAGCAGATGGGCAATAATTCTGATTTATGATGATGGGGTTATAgacattattcatgatgatgtgttcaaagacgaaatcagtggccttcaacctagatggagaagattgaaatgtcttgatcctcaatccATTTGTTGTACCGGTAAGATTGCAGTTACTCACGTTCAGCCCGATTACATCTTTCTCACCAGCATTTTTGCCGAGACTACCGACGCTGATGCCATGGCCTGGGCCGCATAACACCttaaagatggtcaaattggtgCAGCCCGGGCCGATGGAGATGCAGTCATCACCGGTGCCGATGACTGAATTGGCAACCTGGATATTGGTCGAGTCGGCGATGTGAATGCCATCGGTGTTGGGGCTATCTTGAGGAGCACTGATCTTGATGGAATCAAAGATAATGTTTCTTGATTCAAAGACATGAATGTGGAAGAACTTGCTGTCGATAGAAGAAATGCTTTTGATGGTTGCGTTCGTGACGAAACTGAACACCAAGTTCTATACGGTAGCATTGTAACGATTGTCAGTGCAATTCAAAGTAAGAACGAAGTAGTGTTAATATCTGCATGGTTAGAGCAAGGAAGACATGGCTACCATACCATGGGTAAGGGTTTGCAATCATTTGTCTTTTTGCATTGGTTgtaaggccatgcagaagctccttgtccGTTGAATCTTCCACCACCTGAGATAACCAATCCATTAATGTACTGGAAATGGAGCCAATATTGATTGTAATcttcgagatgggtggatgccagtagctgccctttcacttgcatcaccattatGCCTTTGCATGGCCCTTTGAAGATTGTTGGACCGAGCAGGTATGCTCCCTCTGGGATCACTATCGTTGCCTTCCCTTGTGCCGCGCATGCCGCACTCCATGCCGTTTCAAAAGCCTACCAtgtccataattgttacaaccgtAAGTATGGAGATGTCATGATGAAAATACAAGAAGTTTCTTATGTTTCTCCTCTGTCCCGCTAAAACTTTTTGTAATTCAAGTTCatgaagatttttaaattcataggaactacgacaaaaactattggttgtagtgaaaacctatactaaacatgaaaagCTACCTTTGTGTTATCGGTTTTGCCATCTCCTGCTGCTCCATAATCcttcacattgtaaacaccgTCAGCCATGGCTACCCTCGCACCACTTAAGATGAAgaatagcaagccaatcacaataatacttaattctaaTCCCATTATCAAAAGTCTTCTCCTCGATCGATGTGTTCTCTGAATCAGCGCTTGTGTGTGCATGTCAATA is a window from the Musa acuminata AAA Group cultivar baxijiao chromosome BXJ2-1, Cavendish_Baxijiao_AAA, whole genome shotgun sequence genome containing:
- the LOC135597923 gene encoding polygalacturonase-like, with translation MECGMRGTREGNDSDPRGSIPARSNNLQRAMQRHNGDASERVVEDSTDKELLHGLTTNAKRQMIANPYPCFVTNATIKSISSIDSKFFHIHVFESRNIIFDSIKISAPQDSPNTDGIHIADSTNIQVANSVIGTGDDCISIGPGCTNLTIFKVLCGPGHGISVGSLGKNAGEKDVIGLNVSNCNLTGTTNGLRIKTFQSSPSRLKATDFVFEHIIMNNVYNPIIINQNYCPSANCPKKDPSLVKIKNIKYRNIVGTFLSPVAYNLVCSEVAPCEGVELSDISLKYNGNEKQPKNASICVHVYGSSNGNVKPDPCI